The Streptomyces sp. RKAG293 genome includes a region encoding these proteins:
- the lepA gene encoding translation elongation factor 4, which yields MPATPINVPQPSRTDPALIRNFCIIAHIDHGKSTLADRMLQLTGVVDPRQMRAQYLDRMDIERERGITIKSQAVRLPWAPTDGDATAPTHILNMIDTPGHVDFTYEVSRSLAACEGTVLLVDAAQGIEAQTLANLYLALENDLAIIPVLNKIDLPAAQPEKFAEELAHIIGCEPSDVLKVSAKTGVGVGDLLNEVVKKVPAPVGANISEAPARAMIFDSVYDSYRGVVTYVRVVDGELKKRERIQMMSTGATHELLEIGISGPEMTPSDGLGVGEVGYIITGVKDVRQSRVGDTITSQSKGATVALGGYKDPKPMVFSGLYPLDGSDYPELREALDKLQLNDAALVYEPETSAALGFGFRVGFLGLLHLDVVRERLEREFGLELIATAPNVVYRVVMEDRSEHIVTNPSEFPEGKITSVYEPMVKSTILAPNEFVGAIMELCQSRRGSLLGMDYLSADRVELRYDLPMAEIVFDFFDNLKSKTRGYASLDYEPKGEQTADLVKVDILLHHDKVDAFSAILHKDKAYAYGVRMVDKLRKLIPRQNFEIPIQAAVGSRVIARETVRAIRKDVLAKCYGGDISRKRKLLEKQKEGKKRMKMVGSVEVPQEAFIAVLSTDSDGGGSESKGKK from the coding sequence GTGCCCGCGACCCCGATCAATGTTCCGCAGCCGAGCCGTACCGACCCGGCGCTGATCCGTAACTTCTGCATCATCGCGCACATCGACCATGGCAAGTCGACGCTCGCCGACCGGATGCTCCAGCTGACCGGTGTGGTCGATCCGCGGCAGATGCGTGCCCAGTATCTCGACCGCATGGACATCGAGCGTGAGCGTGGCATCACGATCAAGTCCCAGGCGGTCCGGCTGCCCTGGGCGCCCACGGACGGCGACGCCACGGCCCCGACCCACATCCTGAACATGATCGACACTCCGGGCCACGTGGACTTCACGTACGAGGTCTCGCGGTCGCTCGCCGCCTGCGAGGGCACCGTCCTCCTGGTCGACGCGGCGCAGGGGATCGAGGCCCAGACCCTCGCCAACCTGTACCTGGCGCTGGAGAACGACCTCGCGATCATCCCGGTGCTCAACAAGATCGACCTGCCGGCCGCCCAGCCGGAGAAGTTCGCCGAGGAGCTGGCGCACATCATCGGCTGCGAGCCGTCCGATGTGCTCAAGGTCTCCGCGAAGACCGGCGTCGGCGTGGGCGACCTGCTCAACGAGGTCGTGAAGAAGGTGCCGGCCCCGGTCGGCGCCAACATCTCCGAGGCCCCGGCCCGCGCGATGATCTTCGACTCGGTCTATGACTCCTACCGTGGCGTGGTCACGTACGTGCGGGTCGTGGACGGTGAGCTCAAGAAGCGCGAGCGCATCCAGATGATGTCGACCGGCGCGACCCACGAGCTGCTGGAGATCGGCATCTCCGGTCCGGAGATGACGCCCTCCGACGGCCTCGGGGTCGGTGAGGTCGGCTACATCATCACCGGTGTGAAGGACGTCCGGCAGTCCAGGGTCGGTGACACGATCACGTCGCAGTCCAAGGGCGCCACCGTGGCCCTGGGCGGCTACAAGGATCCCAAGCCGATGGTGTTCTCCGGCCTGTACCCGCTCGACGGCTCGGACTACCCGGAGCTGCGCGAGGCGCTGGACAAGCTCCAGCTCAACGACGCCGCGCTGGTCTACGAGCCGGAGACGTCCGCCGCGCTCGGCTTCGGCTTCCGCGTCGGCTTCCTCGGCCTGCTGCACCTCGACGTGGTCCGCGAGCGGCTGGAGCGCGAGTTCGGCCTGGAGCTGATCGCCACCGCGCCCAACGTGGTCTACCGCGTGGTGATGGAGGACCGCTCCGAGCACATCGTCACCAACCCGAGCGAGTTCCCCGAGGGCAAGATCACCTCGGTGTACGAGCCGATGGTGAAGTCGACGATCCTCGCGCCCAACGAGTTCGTCGGCGCGATCATGGAGCTCTGCCAGTCCCGCCGCGGCTCGCTGCTCGGGATGGACTACCTGTCGGCGGACCGCGTCGAGCTGCGCTACGACCTGCCGATGGCCGAGATCGTCTTCGACTTCTTCGACAACCTCAAGTCCAAGACCCGCGGCTACGCGTCGCTGGACTACGAGCCCAAGGGCGAGCAGACCGCCGACCTCGTCAAGGTCGACATCCTGCTGCACCACGACAAGGTGGACGCGTTCTCCGCCATCCTGCACAAGGACAAGGCGTACGCGTACGGCGTCCGGATGGTCGACAAGCTGCGCAAGCTCATCCCGCGGCAGAACTTCGAGATCCCGATCCAGGCCGCGGTCGGCAGCCGCGTCATCGCCCGTGAGACGGTGCGCGCGATCCGCAAGGACGTGCTCGCCAAGTGCTACGGCGGCGACATCTCCCGTAAGCGCAAGCTGCTGGAGAAGCAGAAGGAAGGCAAGAAGCGGATGAAGATGGTCGGCAGCGTGGAGGTCCCGCAGGAGGCCTTCATCGCGGTGCTGTCCACGGACTCCGACGGCGGCGGCAGCGAGAGCAAGGGCAAGAAGTAG
- the rpsT gene encoding 30S ribosomal protein S20, giving the protein MANIKSQIKRNKTNEKARLRNKAVKSSLKTAIRKAREAAATGDVEKATIANREAAQKLDKAVSKGVIHKNQAANKKSALAHKVASIKA; this is encoded by the coding sequence GTGGCGAACATCAAGTCCCAGATCAAGCGGAACAAGACCAACGAGAAGGCGCGCCTGCGCAACAAGGCGGTCAAGTCCTCCCTCAAGACCGCGATCCGCAAGGCCCGCGAGGCCGCGGCGACCGGTGACGTCGAGAAGGCCACCATCGCCAACCGCGAGGCCGCGCAGAAGCTCGACAAGGCCGTCAGCAAGGGCGTCATCCACAAGAACCAGGCCGCGAACAAGAAGTCCGCGCTGGCTCACAAGGTCGCCTCGATCAAGGCCTGA
- the holA gene encoding DNA polymerase III subunit delta has protein sequence MARKSSPDDLLAPLTLAVGQEDLLLDRAVREVIVAARAADADTDVRDLAPGVLQPGTLAELTSPSLFAERKVVIVRDAHDLGADTIKDVKAYLDAPAEEITLVLLHAGGAKGKALLDAARKAGAREVACPKMTKPADRLAFVRSEFRTLGRSATPEATQTLVDAIGSDLRELASAAAQLVADVEGTIDEAVVARYYTGRAEATGFEVADFAVTGRTAEALERLRWALSVGQPLPGITFALASGVRAIGKLASAPRGANPGQLARDLGMPPWKIDRVRQQMRGWTGDGVSAALRAVAEADAAVKGGSADPAYALEKAVVAVARAARDRS, from the coding sequence ATGGCCAGGAAGAGTTCCCCAGACGATCTGCTCGCTCCGCTCACGCTCGCCGTGGGCCAGGAGGACCTGCTGCTCGACCGCGCCGTGCGGGAGGTGATCGTGGCGGCGCGCGCCGCCGACGCCGACACCGATGTGCGCGACCTCGCCCCCGGAGTGCTGCAGCCCGGCACCCTCGCCGAGCTGACCAGCCCCTCGCTCTTCGCCGAGCGCAAGGTCGTCATCGTGCGCGACGCGCACGACCTCGGCGCGGACACGATCAAGGACGTGAAGGCGTACCTGGACGCGCCCGCCGAGGAGATCACCCTGGTGCTGCTGCACGCGGGCGGCGCCAAGGGCAAAGCGCTGCTGGACGCGGCCCGCAAGGCGGGGGCCCGCGAGGTCGCCTGCCCGAAGATGACCAAGCCGGCCGACCGGCTGGCGTTCGTCCGGAGCGAGTTCCGCACCCTGGGCCGCTCCGCGACCCCCGAGGCCACCCAGACGCTGGTCGACGCCATCGGCAGCGACCTGCGCGAGCTGGCCAGCGCCGCCGCCCAGCTCGTCGCCGATGTCGAGGGGACGATCGACGAGGCCGTCGTCGCCCGCTACTACACCGGCCGCGCCGAGGCCACCGGCTTCGAGGTCGCCGACTTCGCCGTCACCGGCCGGACCGCGGAGGCGCTGGAGCGGCTGCGCTGGGCCCTCTCGGTGGGCCAGCCGCTGCCCGGCATCACCTTCGCCCTCGCCTCGGGCGTGCGCGCCATCGGCAAGCTCGCCTCCGCCCCGCGCGGCGCCAACCCCGGCCAGCTCGCCCGTGACCTGGGCATGCCCCCGTGGAAGATCGACCGGGTGCGCCAGCAGATGCGCGGCTGGACCGGCGACGGAGTCTCCGCCGCGCTGCGCGCCGTCGCCGAGGCGGACGCCGCGGTCAAGGGCGGCAGCGCGGACCCCGCCTACGCCCTGGAGAAGGCCGTCGTGGCGGTGGCCCGCGCCGCCCGCGACCGCTCGTAG
- a CDS encoding pyridoxamine 5'-phosphate oxidase family protein, protein MTTPAAPLTPSASSAAAVPPLPDGPRSLKQRKDEALHRLEHDADVWVATADAQGTPCLVPLFFLWDGEALWLSTRGTNPTGRNLRDSGLVRVCLGHTRDVVQIDATASTLTAAELPVEIGDAFAAKGDWDPRGDGPSYLWFRVQPHTVQAWGTVAELKERDLMRDGQWLL, encoded by the coding sequence ATGACGACCCCTGCCGCACCACTCACGCCTTCCGCCTCTTCCGCCGCTGCCGTCCCGCCCCTTCCGGACGGGCCCCGGAGCCTGAAGCAGCGCAAGGACGAGGCGCTACACCGGCTCGAACACGACGCGGACGTATGGGTGGCCACCGCCGACGCCCAGGGGACACCGTGCCTGGTGCCGCTGTTCTTCCTGTGGGACGGCGAGGCGCTGTGGCTGTCCACCCGCGGTACGAATCCCACCGGCCGCAATCTGCGGGACAGCGGGCTGGTGCGGGTCTGCCTGGGGCACACCCGTGACGTCGTCCAGATCGACGCCACGGCCAGCACCCTGACCGCGGCGGAGCTGCCCGTCGAAATCGGTGACGCCTTCGCCGCGAAGGGCGACTGGGATCCGCGCGGCGACGGACCGTCCTATCTGTGGTTCCGGGTCCAGCCGCACACCGTCCAGGCCTGGGGCACCGTGGCCGAGTTGAAGGAGCGGGACCTGATGCGCGATGGGCAGTGGCTGCTCTAA
- a CDS encoding APC family permease, with translation MTDTLRPPHSPIAPPVTPPKALTRSIGVVGGTLLTLSCLTPASSLFVIVPGLFGDLGTGTALTIVIAAVLCIAVAFCYSELGTLIPSAGGEYAMVGTLIGRLAGWVVFILSLIVVMIVPPIIALGTGEYLEPIMHINAQWAGAGVMLLATVMGLLDLRANAWITGVFLVLEVIAAGVVAVLGFSHSSRSASTLIHPVVEATGGAPGSPATAALTGGAIVAGLAVALFVLQGFSTAVYLSEEMENPRRNVSRTVLWTLGIGAVVVIVPTIAITLGAPDMQTLTEGNLSAMVKAWSNSAVGTFVSLCIALAIINAGIVMVIQNSRVLYASARDRAWPRPVNKAFSTLNSRFGSPWVATLAVGVPGAALCFAPLDTLTNVTGVAVAGMYLLVAIGALASRRGRHKSRPAWRMPLWPVIPAVLIVVMAYVLYVQEIKDLAITGGIVAVACLYWLFYLRPRQDTRWVITVPEEQLGLEDEPAPATAG, from the coding sequence ATGACTGACACGCTGCGTCCTCCGCACTCCCCCATCGCGCCGCCCGTCACCCCGCCGAAGGCCCTCACCCGGTCCATCGGCGTGGTCGGCGGCACGCTGCTGACGCTGTCCTGCCTGACGCCCGCCTCGTCGCTCTTCGTCATCGTGCCGGGCCTCTTCGGGGATCTGGGTACCGGGACGGCGCTGACCATCGTGATCGCGGCCGTCCTGTGCATCGCGGTGGCCTTCTGCTACTCCGAGCTGGGCACCCTCATCCCGAGCGCGGGCGGCGAGTACGCCATGGTCGGGACGCTGATCGGCCGGCTGGCGGGCTGGGTCGTCTTCATCCTGTCGCTGATCGTGGTGATGATCGTGCCGCCGATCATCGCGCTCGGCACCGGCGAGTACCTCGAACCGATCATGCACATCAACGCCCAGTGGGCGGGCGCGGGCGTCATGCTGCTCGCCACCGTCATGGGCCTGCTCGATCTGCGGGCGAACGCCTGGATCACCGGCGTCTTCCTGGTCCTCGAGGTCATCGCGGCCGGGGTCGTCGCCGTCCTCGGCTTCTCGCACTCCTCCCGTTCTGCGTCCACGCTCATCCACCCGGTCGTCGAGGCTACGGGCGGTGCTCCGGGCAGCCCGGCCACCGCCGCCCTCACCGGCGGCGCGATCGTCGCGGGGCTGGCCGTGGCGCTCTTCGTGCTGCAGGGCTTCAGCACCGCGGTGTACCTGTCGGAGGAGATGGAGAACCCGCGCCGGAACGTCTCGCGGACCGTGCTGTGGACGCTGGGCATCGGCGCCGTGGTCGTCATCGTCCCCACCATCGCGATCACACTGGGCGCGCCCGACATGCAGACCCTGACCGAGGGCAACCTCTCGGCGATGGTGAAGGCCTGGAGCAACTCCGCCGTGGGTACGTTCGTCAGCCTGTGCATCGCGCTGGCGATCATCAACGCGGGCATCGTCATGGTCATCCAGAACTCCCGGGTGCTCTACGCCTCCGCCCGCGACCGCGCCTGGCCGCGGCCGGTCAACAAGGCGTTCTCCACCCTGAACAGCCGCTTCGGCTCCCCGTGGGTGGCCACCCTGGCGGTCGGCGTGCCGGGTGCGGCGCTCTGTTTCGCGCCGCTGGACACGCTCACCAACGTGACCGGCGTCGCGGTCGCCGGAATGTATCTGCTGGTCGCGATCGGTGCCCTCGCCTCACGGCGCGGCAGGCACAAGTCGCGGCCCGCGTGGCGGATGCCGCTGTGGCCCGTGATCCCGGCGGTCCTGATCGTGGTGATGGCCTACGTCCTGTACGTGCAGGAGATCAAGGACCTCGCGATCACCGGCGGCATCGTGGCCGTCGCCTGTCTGTACTGGCTGTTCTACCTGCGGCCCCGCCAGGACACCCGCTGGGTGATCACGGTGCCGGAGGAGCAGCTGGGCCTGGAGGACGAGCCCGCGCCCGCCACGGCGGGCTGA
- a CDS encoding MFS transporter, translating to MNVAERVPALLRERPFRRYWTGQTVSLFGDQVSFLAIPLAAVLVLHADAAQMGWLSAAGLLPALLFSLPAGAWADRRGSRRRIMIAADLVRAALMLSLPAAYALDLLTLTHLYVIAFAVGACSVAFDVSNATLFVSLVPPGQYVDGNALVNGSRAFSFVAGPSVAGLLVQILAAPLTLLVDAVSYLVSAGYLARISPVEPPAAPAEKGHFTAGLRFIAASRILRPLLAAAATVNFFNFVFHTIVVLYAVGELGLNAGMLGLVIGAGAVGGLIGAALSGRIVRRIGIGPAVVLGFAVFPTPLILVPLAGGPTPLVLGLLFLAEFISGFGVMVLDIASGSLQSAVIPDRLRARVTGAFRMFNHGIRPLGALAGGVLGTALGLRPTLWIATVGGVLCVLWLLPSPVPRIRELPDQEEIPAREATTMEPA from the coding sequence GTGAACGTCGCCGAGCGCGTGCCGGCGCTGCTGCGCGAACGCCCGTTCCGCCGGTACTGGACCGGCCAGACCGTCTCGCTCTTCGGCGACCAGGTGTCGTTCCTGGCGATACCGCTCGCGGCCGTCCTGGTGCTGCACGCGGATGCCGCGCAGATGGGCTGGCTCTCCGCCGCGGGTCTGCTGCCGGCCCTGCTGTTCTCGCTGCCCGCGGGGGCGTGGGCCGACCGGCGGGGCAGCAGGCGGCGCATCATGATCGCCGCCGACCTGGTCCGCGCGGCGCTGATGCTCTCGCTGCCCGCCGCCTACGCCCTGGACCTGCTGACCCTCACCCATCTGTATGTGATCGCCTTCGCCGTCGGCGCCTGCAGCGTCGCCTTCGACGTCTCCAACGCCACGCTCTTCGTCTCCCTCGTGCCGCCCGGCCAGTACGTGGACGGCAACGCGCTCGTCAACGGCAGCCGGGCCTTCTCCTTCGTGGCCGGGCCGAGTGTGGCCGGGCTGCTGGTACAGATACTCGCCGCGCCGCTCACGCTGCTCGTCGACGCCGTCTCCTATCTCGTCTCGGCTGGCTACCTGGCCCGCATCTCCCCGGTGGAACCACCGGCCGCCCCGGCGGAGAAGGGGCACTTCACCGCCGGGCTGCGGTTCATAGCGGCCTCCCGCATCCTGCGCCCGCTGCTGGCCGCCGCCGCGACCGTGAACTTCTTCAACTTCGTCTTCCACACCATCGTCGTGCTCTACGCGGTCGGTGAACTCGGCCTGAACGCGGGCATGCTGGGGCTGGTGATCGGCGCCGGGGCGGTCGGCGGACTCATCGGCGCTGCCCTGAGCGGCCGGATCGTCCGGCGGATCGGGATCGGCCCGGCGGTCGTCCTCGGCTTCGCGGTCTTCCCCACCCCGCTGATCCTGGTGCCGCTGGCCGGCGGACCCACCCCGCTGGTCCTCGGCCTGCTCTTCCTCGCCGAATTCATCTCCGGATTCGGGGTGATGGTGCTGGACATAGCCAGCGGCTCCCTGCAGAGCGCCGTCATCCCCGACCGGCTGCGGGCCCGGGTGACCGGGGCGTTCCGCATGTTCAACCACGGCATCCGCCCGCTCGGCGCCCTCGCGGGCGGCGTGCTCGGCACGGCACTCGGACTGCGGCCCACACTGTGGATCGCCACCGTCGGCGGGGTGCTGTGCGTCCTGTGGCTGCTGCCCTCGCCGGTACCCCGGATACGCGAACTCCCGGACCAGGAGGAGATCCCGGCCCGGGAGGCCACAACGATGGAGCCGGCGTGA
- a CDS encoding helix-turn-helix domain-containing protein: MTERQIQLTDPRALRAYAHPTRMMLTGLLRREGPFTATRAAELTGESVASCSYHLRVLAKFGLVEEAEGGHGRQKPWRATARFTDWPGYSDDPAVAEAADALTVAVAENYFQKMTKALETRRELSRAWQEAEQFGDRWLHLTPEELVALGAKVDELLETFADRDTDPALRPDGAERVSFLRIAFLDRDTAAPAGHPAADDPAPGDDPAHQPDPDPDPAEE, translated from the coding sequence ATGACCGAGAGGCAGATACAGCTCACCGACCCGCGCGCTCTGCGGGCCTACGCCCACCCGACGCGGATGATGCTCACCGGCCTGCTGCGCCGGGAGGGTCCGTTCACCGCGACGCGGGCCGCCGAGCTGACGGGGGAGTCCGTCGCCAGCTGCTCCTACCATCTGCGGGTGCTCGCCAAGTTCGGACTCGTCGAGGAGGCGGAGGGCGGCCACGGCCGGCAGAAGCCGTGGCGGGCGACGGCGCGCTTCACGGACTGGCCCGGCTACTCGGACGACCCGGCGGTGGCGGAGGCGGCGGACGCGCTCACCGTCGCCGTCGCCGAGAACTACTTCCAGAAGATGACCAAGGCGCTGGAGACCCGCCGTGAACTGTCGCGCGCCTGGCAGGAGGCGGAGCAGTTCGGCGACAGATGGCTCCATCTCACCCCGGAGGAGCTGGTCGCGCTGGGCGCGAAGGTGGACGAACTGCTGGAGACGTTCGCCGACCGCGACACGGATCCCGCACTCCGTCCCGACGGCGCGGAGCGCGTCTCCTTCCTGCGGATCGCCTTCCTGGACCGGGACACCGCGGCCCCTGCCGGCCATCCGGCCGCAGACGACCCGGCCCCCGGCGACGACCCCGCCCACCAACCCGACCCCGACCCCGACCCCGCAGAGGAGTAG
- a CDS encoding ComEC/Rec2 family competence protein, translated as MARSAVHASAASPLGASNPHQEGPADLRLVPPALAAWFAAALALGMPGEVAAWCAVVTAVMGAALLAAGRGRPAAGLAAATATALLCASAATAVAALHAADGHRGPLPALAAEHAHAVVELRITGDPRPTLPHVRGAARAPDAVIVEAEAVRVTAHGVTTKVRTPVLVIAEAVAPRKPARRWPGPGARPAGQVPADGRVPAASADPWLGLLPSTLVTVAARIAPPVLPGDRNAAVLSVRGPPHVSGPPTTTQRFAGRLRAGLRVATDGLPSDARALLPGLVVGDTVRLSPELREAFHATDLTHLTAVSGSNLTIVLLLLIGPPGLAIRAERRGLAPRIGIPLRTTAVLGGLLTVGFVIVCRPDPSVLRAAACGLITLLAIGTGRRRALLPALAAAVLLLVLYDPWLARSYGFLLSVLATGALLTISPRWSAALRRRGMRPGPAEALGAAAAAQAVCAPVIVVIAGQVSLVAIPCNLLAELAVGPATVLGFGALAAAPFAMPAAEWLAWLAGWPTGWIAAVARRGAALPGAGIGWPGGWGGGLLLAALTVAVVTTGRRLVARPWLCAAVALLLLLAVLRPVQLPRVITGWPPPGWRLVMCDVGQGDSLVLSGADGSAVVIDAGPEPALVDRCLRSLGVTSIALLILTHFHADHVDGLPGVLRGREVGAIETTTLDEPPEQAAFVRRQAAAARIPVVRAAAGERRRLGGLEWQLLWPPVTPGELPDNGPNDASVVLLVRAAGLTFLLLGDLEPPAQRQLLAAVPGLPRVDVLKVAHHGSAYQDPVLLARLRPRLALISCGADNPYGHPAPRTVSALRAQGATVLRTDTDGSVAVVGDRVDDLRATVVGSAM; from the coding sequence GTGGCGCGTTCGGCGGTGCACGCGTCGGCGGCATCACCGCTCGGGGCGTCCAACCCGCACCAGGAGGGGCCCGCGGATCTGCGACTCGTGCCGCCGGCCCTCGCCGCCTGGTTTGCGGCGGCGCTCGCGCTGGGGATGCCGGGTGAGGTGGCGGCCTGGTGCGCGGTGGTCACCGCTGTGATGGGGGCGGCGCTGCTGGCGGCCGGACGGGGGCGGCCTGCGGCCGGTCTGGCGGCGGCCACCGCCACCGCGCTGCTGTGCGCATCCGCGGCGACGGCCGTCGCGGCCCTGCACGCGGCCGACGGTCATCGCGGGCCGCTGCCGGCACTGGCCGCCGAACATGCCCACGCCGTCGTCGAGTTGAGGATCACCGGTGATCCGCGGCCGACCCTCCCGCACGTCCGGGGCGCGGCCCGCGCCCCGGACGCCGTGATCGTCGAGGCGGAGGCCGTCCGGGTCACCGCGCACGGGGTGACCACGAAGGTCCGCACGCCGGTCCTGGTCATCGCCGAAGCGGTCGCACCGCGCAAGCCGGCGCGACGGTGGCCGGGACCGGGTGCGCGCCCGGCCGGGCAGGTTCCCGCGGATGGCCGGGTGCCCGCGGCGTCCGCCGATCCGTGGCTCGGGCTGCTGCCGTCCACCCTGGTCACCGTGGCGGCACGGATCGCACCGCCGGTCCTGCCCGGCGATCGGAACGCCGCCGTGCTGTCGGTGCGCGGGCCGCCGCACGTCAGTGGCCCGCCCACCACGACGCAGCGCTTCGCGGGGCGGCTCAGGGCGGGGCTGCGCGTGGCGACGGACGGGCTGCCGTCCGATGCGCGGGCGCTGCTCCCCGGGCTCGTCGTCGGGGACACCGTGCGGCTCAGTCCGGAACTGCGCGAGGCGTTCCATGCCACGGATCTGACGCATCTGACAGCGGTCTCCGGTTCGAATCTGACCATCGTCCTGCTGTTGCTCATCGGTCCGCCCGGCCTCGCCATCCGCGCGGAGCGACGTGGGCTCGCCCCGCGGATCGGGATCCCGCTGCGCACGACCGCCGTTCTCGGCGGGCTGCTCACCGTCGGGTTCGTCATCGTCTGCCGTCCCGATCCGAGTGTGCTGCGGGCCGCCGCCTGCGGGCTGATCACGCTGCTGGCGATCGGTACCGGCCGCCGCCGCGCCCTGCTGCCGGCGCTGGCCGCGGCCGTGCTGCTCCTCGTCCTCTACGACCCCTGGCTCGCCCGCTCCTACGGATTCCTGCTGTCCGTGCTGGCCACCGGCGCGCTGTTGACGATCTCTCCGCGGTGGAGCGCGGCTCTGCGCCGCCGTGGGATGCGGCCGGGGCCGGCCGAGGCGCTGGGCGCTGCGGCTGCCGCGCAGGCGGTCTGCGCCCCGGTGATCGTGGTGATCGCCGGGCAGGTGAGCCTGGTCGCGATCCCCTGCAATCTGCTCGCGGAACTGGCGGTGGGGCCGGCCACGGTGCTCGGGTTCGGCGCGCTGGCCGCCGCGCCCTTCGCGATGCCGGCCGCCGAGTGGCTGGCCTGGCTGGCCGGGTGGCCCACCGGCTGGATCGCGGCCGTCGCCCGGCGGGGCGCGGCTCTGCCCGGTGCCGGGATCGGCTGGCCCGGCGGGTGGGGCGGCGGCCTGCTGCTCGCCGCGCTCACCGTGGCGGTGGTCACGACGGGCCGCCGGCTGGTGGCCCGCCCATGGCTCTGCGCGGCCGTCGCGCTCCTGCTGCTGCTCGCCGTGCTGCGGCCCGTCCAGCTCCCACGCGTCATCACGGGCTGGCCGCCGCCCGGCTGGCGGCTCGTCATGTGCGATGTGGGCCAGGGGGATTCCCTGGTGCTGTCGGGAGCGGACGGCTCGGCCGTCGTCATCGACGCCGGGCCGGAGCCGGCCCTCGTCGACCGGTGTCTGCGGTCGCTCGGGGTGACTTCGATCGCGCTGCTGATCCTGACCCACTTCCACGCGGACCACGTGGACGGGCTGCCGGGGGTGCTGCGCGGCCGCGAGGTCGGCGCGATCGAGACCACGACGCTGGACGAACCGCCCGAGCAGGCGGCCTTCGTCCGCAGACAGGCGGCCGCCGCGCGGATCCCGGTGGTCCGCGCGGCGGCGGGGGAGCGGCGCCGGCTGGGAGGGCTGGAGTGGCAGCTGCTCTGGCCGCCCGTGACCCCGGGCGAGCTGCCGGACAACGGTCCGAACGACGCCAGCGTCGTCCTGCTGGTCCGTGCGGCGGGGCTGACGTTCCTGCTGCTGGGCGACCTGGAGCCGCCGGCTCAGCGGCAGTTGCTGGCGGCCGTCCCCGGGCTGCCCCGGGTGGATGTGCTGAAGGTCGCGCACCATGGCTCGGCGTACCAGGACCCGGTGCTGCTGGCCCGGCTCCGGCCGCGCCTGGCGCTGATCTCCTGCGGCGCGGACAACCCGTACGGCCACCCGGCGCCGCGCACGGTCTCCGCGCTGCGCGCGCAGGGCGCGACGGTGCTGCGGACGGACACCGACGGGTCGGTCGCGGTGGTGGGGGACCGTGTGGACGATCTCCGGGCCACCGTGGTGGGGAGTGCTATGTAG
- a CDS encoding ComEA family DNA-binding protein encodes MGTTALTTISRRRSHLQGNRGVQHLQGTVAERAAALFDPPDPRPDPRPDPRPDPRPDPPPSPVAAPAASAAAPSTAPSASTSVPGPEGVARFRATPAERLRAFRGWLYVRCGLEFRTAVALLVVLAVAVGFAVQHFWTGRPRTVSAPARIDGPSPGASLTPMRGPGSAPGSGPEGSRTDGSGPPGSVPNVPAAVGAAKTVLTVDVAGKARRPGLLRLPAGSRVADALAAAGGALPGTDTSALNLARVLSDGEQVVVGGPPAPAAPGPGGGAPAGPVSLNSATSAQLETLPGVGPVLARHILDYRAQHGGFASVDQLRNVTGIGDRRFSDLKPLVQP; translated from the coding sequence ATGGGAACCACAGCGCTCACCACGATCAGCCGCCGCCGCAGTCACCTCCAGGGCAATCGGGGCGTTCAGCACCTCCAGGGGACGGTGGCGGAGCGCGCCGCCGCGCTCTTCGATCCACCGGACCCGCGCCCTGACCCGCGCCCTGACCCGCGCCCTGACCCGCGCCCGGATCCTCCACCGTCACCGGTCGCTGCTCCCGCCGCCTCGGCGGCTGCTCCTTCCACTGCTCCTTCGGCCTCGACGTCGGTGCCGGGGCCTGAGGGCGTGGCGCGGTTCCGGGCGACTCCTGCCGAGCGGTTACGTGCCTTCCGCGGCTGGCTGTATGTGCGCTGCGGGCTGGAGTTCAGGACCGCCGTCGCGCTGCTGGTCGTCCTGGCCGTCGCCGTCGGCTTCGCTGTGCAGCACTTCTGGACCGGGCGGCCGCGGACGGTCTCGGCTCCGGCGCGGATCGACGGGCCGTCGCCCGGCGCTTCCCTGACCCCGATGCGGGGGCCGGGGTCCGCGCCGGGCTCCGGGCCGGAGGGATCCCGGACGGACGGCTCCGGGCCGCCCGGGTCCGTGCCGAACGTGCCCGCCGCGGTCGGGGCGGCGAAGACGGTCCTGACGGTGGACGTCGCGGGCAAGGCACGGCGTCCCGGGCTGCTCAGGCTGCCCGCCGGGTCGCGGGTGGCCGATGCTCTCGCGGCGGCCGGCGGGGCGCTCCCGGGGACGGACACCAGCGCGCTGAACCTCGCCCGGGTGCTCTCCGACGGTGAGCAGGTCGTCGTCGGCGGACCGCCCGCGCCCGCCGCCCCGGGGCCGGGCGGCGGTGCCCCCGCCGGTCCCGTGAGCCTCAACTCGGCGACCAGCGCCCAGTTGGAGACCCTGCCGGGTGTCGGGCCGGTCCTGGCGCGGCACATCCTCGACTACCGCGCCCAGCACGGCGGCTTCGCCTCCGTCGACCAGCTCCGCAATGTGACCGGCATCGGCGACCGGCGCTTCTCCGACCTCAAGCCCCTGGTCCAGCCGTGA